One window of the Candidatus Phycorickettsia trachydisci genome contains the following:
- a CDS encoding 3-oxoacid CoA-transferase subunit B: protein MAWTTDQMCKIVALTEFKHGLYVNLGIGMPTKTAKFIPDGIYVTLQSENGMLGMGPNPEPGKEDPDLINAGKKPITALPGASYFDNATSFSMIRGEHIDLTILGGLEVSQTGDLANWTIPGKMMKGMGGAMDLVSRVVRVVVLMTHTSKDGAPKLLKKCDLPLTGVGVVDRIVTDLGIFDIKPEKNPTLYLVAKPQDVSVEEIEKKTNAFFNFTEDKELAKIVASV from the coding sequence ATGGCTTGGACTACAGATCAAATGTGCAAAATAGTTGCACTCACAGAGTTTAAACATGGACTATATGTAAATCTTGGAATTGGCATGCCAACTAAGACTGCTAAATTTATTCCAGATGGGATATATGTTACATTGCAGAGTGAAAATGGAATGCTTGGCATGGGACCGAATCCAGAACCTGGGAAAGAAGACCCTGATTTAATTAACGCAGGTAAAAAACCTATTACTGCTTTACCTGGTGCTAGTTATTTTGATAACGCAACTTCTTTTAGCATGATTAGAGGTGAGCATATTGATTTAACAATACTTGGAGGTTTAGAAGTATCACAAACTGGAGATCTTGCTAACTGGACAATTCCTGGAAAAATGATGAAAGGAATGGGCGGAGCTATGGATTTAGTCTCAAGAGTTGTGCGCGTTGTTGTGCTGATGACCCATACATCTAAAGATGGAGCTCCTAAGTTACTGAAAAAATGTGATTTACCTCTTACGGGAGTTGGAGTGGTTGATAGGATTGTAACAGATTTAGGTATATTTGATATTAAACCGGAGAAAAATCCAACATTATACCTTGTGGCAAAACCTCAAGATGTTAGCGTAGAGGAAATAGAGAAAAAGACAAATGCATTTTTTAACTTTACAGAAGATAAGGAGTTGGCCAAAATAGTAGCTTCTGTATAA
- a CDS encoding 7-carboxy-7-deazaguanine synthase QueE has translation MFGNNPIRGLEKGSGDELFVQDIFLTIQGEGPFVGHAAVFMRLGGCNLACKFCDTEFESFTQIPIDKILEKILSFQTKLVVITGGEPMRQPIEKFCQLLLDNNLKVQIETNGTIFRNLPEKVHIVCSPKAPNGKYYKLREDMLRRINALKFLISTKFEAYKDVPDVGQSGYNIPTYVQPMDEYDAELNKQNTQHAIKLAQKFGYILSVQTHKFIGIP, from the coding sequence ATGTTCGGTAATAACCCTATCAGAGGTCTTGAAAAAGGCTCGGGAGATGAGCTTTTTGTGCAAGATATATTCTTAACAATTCAAGGAGAAGGGCCATTTGTTGGCCACGCAGCAGTATTTATGCGTCTTGGAGGATGTAATTTAGCCTGTAAATTTTGCGACACTGAGTTTGAAAGTTTTACGCAAATACCGATAGATAAAATATTAGAAAAGATTTTGTCCTTTCAAACAAAACTAGTTGTTATTACTGGAGGAGAGCCAATGCGCCAGCCTATTGAAAAATTTTGCCAATTACTCTTAGATAACAACTTAAAAGTTCAGATTGAAACTAATGGCACAATATTCAGAAACCTTCCTGAAAAAGTTCATATAGTATGCTCACCTAAGGCCCCTAATGGCAAGTATTATAAGCTAAGAGAAGATATGCTGAGACGCATAAATGCTCTAAAATTTCTGATTTCTACTAAGTTTGAAGCTTATAAAGATGTGCCCGATGTAGGACAGAGCGGTTATAATATTCCCACATACGTTCAGCCTATGGATGAGTATGATGCCGAGCTTAATAAACAAAATACTCAGCATGCTATTAAATTAGCTCAAAAATTTGGCTATATCCTAAGCGTCCAAACGCATAAATTTATAGGTATACCTTAA
- the murG gene encoding undecaprenyldiphospho-muramoylpentapeptide beta-N-acetylglucosaminyltransferase: protein MSDIVIVGGGTGGHLFPAMSLAQELRDQGINVSLITDRRCEKYLPQDLKIPVKIFHIGSLRSGLWSKFCVAFRVLVATLQSLKLVYKAKCVVGFGGYTSLPPLIAAKILRVPLVLHEQNSVPGKVTKLFAGSAKIIAVNFEDTQIDKKHLDKVFVVGNPIRKTIATTTATASDHLRILVIAGSQGAQKFDELLPEAIKLLVPTQKIKITQQVIDYNKVSEQYAALQQAYPNFEFQISTFFQNMEELYANCDLVIARSGASTIAELVAAAKPAILIPLPTAAQNHQFFNAVSMQNKGACICFEQTNNADQLSDQILRLDKNKLEEMSNNLKKMQKNSRKIFVDLLIKDFYVR from the coding sequence ATGTCAGATATCGTTATAGTTGGAGGAGGTACAGGCGGACATCTTTTTCCAGCAATGAGCCTTGCACAAGAATTACGTGATCAAGGAATAAATGTATCGCTGATAACAGATAGAAGATGTGAAAAATATCTACCACAAGACTTAAAAATACCTGTTAAAATTTTCCATATTGGATCACTTAGATCTGGTTTATGGAGTAAGTTTTGTGTTGCTTTCAGAGTTCTTGTTGCAACCTTGCAAAGCCTCAAGTTAGTTTATAAAGCAAAATGCGTAGTTGGATTTGGTGGATATACGAGCCTGCCACCTTTAATTGCTGCTAAGATACTCCGCGTGCCGCTAGTATTGCACGAACAAAATAGCGTTCCAGGAAAAGTCACCAAACTATTTGCAGGCTCCGCAAAAATTATCGCAGTTAATTTTGAAGATACACAAATCGATAAAAAGCACTTGGATAAAGTATTTGTTGTAGGCAACCCAATACGCAAAACTATTGCGACCACCACAGCTACAGCCAGTGATCATCTGAGGATCCTAGTAATTGCAGGAAGCCAGGGGGCGCAAAAATTTGATGAGCTATTGCCAGAGGCTATAAAATTACTCGTACCAACGCAAAAAATTAAAATAACCCAGCAAGTAATTGATTATAATAAGGTATCAGAGCAATATGCTGCTTTACAACAAGCATATCCTAATTTTGAATTTCAAATATCAACATTTTTCCAAAATATGGAAGAACTATATGCAAATTGTGACTTAGTTATTGCAAGATCTGGTGCTTCAACTATTGCCGAGCTAGTTGCCGCAGCAAAACCAGCAATTCTAATTCCACTTCCAACAGCTGCTCAAAATCATCAATTTTTTAACGCAGTCAGTATGCAAAATAAGGGAGCTTGTATATGCTTTGAACAAACCAATAATGCTGATCAATTATCAGATCAAATTCTACGCTTAGACAAAAATAAACTTGAAGAGATGAGTAATAACTTAAAGAAAATGCAAAAAAATTCCCGTAAGATATTTGTAGATCTTTTAATCAAGGATTTTTATGTTCGGTAA
- a CDS encoding FtsW/RodA/SpoVE family cell cycle protein, which translates to MFYKLNYFLSNWWQSVDQVILWSLALLFCFGMILVTAASPAIAGRIGIDKSFFIIRQGIYLSLAAAVIIFISMASPITIRRFAILGFCMSIILLLAVKFFGYEIKGAKRWINLLGISIQPSEFTKPFFFILTGWILSVKFEQESFPSVRVTSIFYLIIALFLITQPDIGTLILISASYLVQLFIAGMPIAIIALLMLFSSCGLLLAYNFLPHVASRINTFLGSDISNNYQITKSLLAYEKGGIFGLGPAEGIVKYSLPDSHTDFIFAVAGEEFGVIACITISLIFCIIAVRSLLLISRKNDYYIMLSGLGLVTQFVLQAMINMSVTLNLIPTKGMTLPFISYGGSSILAMAISMGVILSFTRRGPKLYTYKFS; encoded by the coding sequence ATTTTTTATAAACTAAATTATTTTTTAAGCAACTGGTGGCAAAGCGTTGACCAGGTCATTTTATGGTCACTGGCTCTGCTTTTTTGCTTTGGGATGATTTTAGTAACTGCTGCAAGTCCAGCTATTGCAGGCAGGATTGGAATTGATAAAAGTTTCTTTATTATCCGTCAAGGAATATATTTATCGCTTGCTGCCGCGGTAATCATCTTTATCTCAATGGCTTCCCCCATAACTATAAGGCGCTTTGCAATATTAGGATTTTGTATGAGCATTATCTTACTTTTAGCAGTCAAGTTTTTTGGCTATGAGATTAAGGGCGCAAAGAGGTGGATAAATCTTTTAGGGATATCTATCCAGCCATCGGAATTTACTAAACCTTTTTTCTTTATACTCACCGGCTGGATTTTATCCGTAAAATTTGAGCAAGAAAGCTTTCCTAGCGTAAGAGTAACGAGCATCTTTTATCTGATCATTGCTTTATTTTTAATCACGCAGCCTGATATCGGAACATTAATACTAATTTCTGCCAGCTACCTAGTGCAGCTTTTTATAGCCGGTATGCCAATTGCAATTATCGCCCTGTTAATGCTATTTAGCAGCTGCGGTCTTTTACTTGCATATAACTTTTTGCCCCATGTTGCTAGTAGAATTAATACCTTTTTAGGCTCAGATATTTCAAATAATTATCAAATCACTAAATCACTACTCGCATATGAAAAGGGGGGCATATTTGGACTAGGGCCCGCTGAAGGTATTGTAAAATACTCTCTTCCAGATTCACATACTGATTTTATCTTTGCAGTTGCAGGAGAAGAATTCGGCGTTATAGCTTGTATTACAATTTCTCTTATTTTTTGTATAATTGCTGTGCGCTCATTACTATTAATTTCAAGAAAGAACGACTATTACATCATGCTTTCCGGATTAGGTTTGGTCACTCAGTTCGTTTTGCAAGCTATGATTAACATGTCTGTGACGCTGAACTTAATACCAACAAAAGGTATGACTCTCCCGTTCATTAGTTATGGAGGATCATCAATACTTGCTATGGCAATTTCTATGGGAGTAATCTTAAGTTTTACTCGAAGAGGGCCAAAATTATATACTTATAAATTCTCGTAG
- a CDS encoding superoxide dismutase, with product MAFSKQANQTVYPFILPDLPYDQKALEPYLSAETLEYHHKKHHAAYVNNLNTLLENHDLKQKSLEEIIVTSLEEKLDGIFNNAAQIWNHSFFWHSMKKSDGTPPNNELIEQINEDFGSLDNFMAEFKKAGTSQFGSGWVWLIKEKGKLKLTKTSNAHTPIAQNIRPIFTCDVWEHAYYIDYRHRRVDYLDLFMRELINWDFANQNFLHIK from the coding sequence ATGGCATTCTCTAAACAAGCAAATCAAACTGTTTATCCTTTTATTTTACCAGACTTACCGTATGATCAAAAAGCACTAGAGCCATACTTAAGTGCTGAGACTTTGGAATATCATCACAAAAAGCATCATGCAGCTTATGTCAATAATTTAAATACTTTGCTTGAAAACCATGATCTAAAGCAAAAGTCACTGGAAGAGATTATTGTAACTTCGCTTGAGGAAAAATTAGATGGCATATTTAATAATGCTGCACAAATTTGGAACCACAGTTTTTTCTGGCACTCCATGAAAAAATCGGATGGCACTCCTCCAAATAATGAATTGATAGAGCAAATTAATGAAGATTTTGGCAGCCTAGATAACTTCATGGCAGAGTTTAAAAAGGCTGGGACATCTCAATTTGGCAGCGGCTGGGTTTGGCTTATTAAAGAAAAGGGAAAATTAAAACTGACAAAAACTTCAAACGCGCATACTCCCATTGCACAAAATATTCGCCCAATTTTTACCTGTGATGTCTGGGAACATGCTTACTACATAGATTATCGTCATAGAAGAGTTGATTACTTGGATCTGTTCATGAGAGAGCTAATTAATTGGGATTTTGCTAACCAAAACTTTCTTCATATTAAATAA